In one window of Miscanthus floridulus cultivar M001 chromosome 12, ASM1932011v1, whole genome shotgun sequence DNA:
- the LOC136495974 gene encoding uncharacterized protein produces MEPGWRKGPPVGAGVGAGGLVGRMAAAGGAGVAQGGAGGGRRGGRRVGTGGGGPARRGRPSVVAGAGGGGPAGRGAAAGGAGAAGRRYRGHRWWWLGWKRRAGVGVGRPPVGAEVQGGVARRGAGGRRG; encoded by the coding sequence ATGGAGCCGGGGTGGCGCAAGGGGCCACCGGTGGGGGCCGGCGTGGGGGCAGGAGGGTTGGTTGGGCGCATGGCGGCCGCCGGTGGAGCCGGGGTGGCGCAGGGGGGCGCCGGTGGGGGCCGGCGTGGGGGCAGGAGGGTCGGCACGGGGGGAGGAGGGCCGGCCAGGCGCGGGAGGCCGTCGGTGGTGGCTGGCGCGGGAGGAGGAGGgccggccgggcgcggggcggccGCCGGTGGAGCCGGGGCGGCCGGGCGCAGATACAGGGGCCACCGGTGGTGGTGGCTAGGGTGGAAGAGGAGGGCCGGCGTGGGGGTGGGGCGACCGCCGGTGGGAGCTGAGGTCCAGGGAGGGGTGGCCAGGCGCGGGGCCGGCGGGCGGCGAGGTTGA